The Mesoterricola silvestris sequence CCGGCTTGGTGGGCGGGGGAATGGAGCGGGGTTCCTGGGCCTGGGGCGCAGCCCTGGGCAGTGGGCCCGCTGGGAAGGGGACATCCCTCGGAGTGGCGGCCGCCTGGTGCCTGAGGGCCGACAGGGAGGCGTCGAGAATGGCCTTGTGCTGGGCCCAGGCCGTGATGGCCGGAATGTCCAGGTTGGAGGGGCGAACGGCCTTATGTTCCCTGATGAGGCGCTCTCCCTGGGCGATGGCCTGGGCGAGCTTATCGGGCGGAAGGATCTCCCCGAGGCGGGTCTTGGGCTTCTGGAAGGGGTGAAAGGTGGTCACTTGGCACCCCGTTGTGCGAGATGGATCAGGAGGTGGGCGACCAGGAAGATGGCGGCGATGGCGGCCACAGTCCAAATCTCCCAGGGCCTGAATTCGGGCGGGTTGCGGCTCATGTGCGGCCCCCGTCAGGGATCGGGTCGGTCCGCTCGCTGACGATTTCCAGCCAGGAATTCGTGAATTCCAGGAGGTAGAGCTCCGGGAAGAACTGGGCTTCCCAGGTGCGCTCTCCCGAGTGGAAGGCGATGCCGAGGGGCCCCAGACGGTGGTGGGTGGGGCAGAGGGGGATCGTCTCCAGGTGGCTTGCGCGCTCGGCGGCCCCATATTTCTGGCCGTCCGGGCGAGTCCGGAGGTGGTGCACCTCCGCGGGCCTGTAGCCCCTCCCCTTGACCCGGCAGATGCAACATCCGAGGTCAGCCACGGCCTCGAGGCGGTCGCGCTCTGCCTTGCACTTCGGGATGCTTTGGCCCTGGAGGAACGTCTCGAGCTCGGCATCGGTCCACCACCCGGGGAGGCCGGCGTTTTCGCGAAGGGTACGGAGGCGGGCAGCAGGGGTGCTCATGGCTTGGCCCCCTTGAGCGCCGCCGTGCGCTCCGCGATGATCTGTTCGATCCTCCGGACAGAAACACCGAATTTCGTGGCCAGCTCCTGGTGGTTCCGGCCGGTGAACCCTTCCCAGATGGCGTCCGGGTCCGCCTTGACGTTCCGGCCCTTGGGAAAATACACCTGCTGGCCCACGAAGATGGCCCACAGGCATTCCACTGCGAGGGCGGCGAGGATTTCGGCCATCGTCTGGGCGATGCCCTTGCCGAGCATCTTTTGGACGATGAGGTCCTTCACCTCGCGGCGTCTTGCGACAACTTCGATCATGGCTTACCTCCCAGGCCCAGGACCTTGGTCAGGGCCATCAGTTGAGCGGATTGCGCCGGCATCGAGGACGGAAGGGAGGCCATGGCGCCCTGGACCTGGCGATCCAGCCCCTCGGGGTCGGGGTGATGCTCTTTCAGGACCTGGAGCGCCGCCTTCCTGGCATCGCGCTCCCGCGCCCGGGCCTCGTCCTCACCGGATCCGCCTTGGGCGTCGAACATGGCCGTTTCGATCGGGATCCACGCTGCCCAGGCCAGCATCGCCTCAGGGTCATCCCGGAGTTCCGGGGGCATCTTCACCCACCGGGGGTCCTTGAACGCCTCTGGCGCCCCCTTCTGGGCCGCCTTGAGGGATTCCTGGAGGAGGGCTCGCCCTTCCTCGGCCAGATCAGCCCCCCGCTTCAGCAGGAGCCCCACGGGATTCCTCCCACCTTGTTTGTTCCGGATCTTGTAGATCGCGCATTGGAGACCCTTCGCACCCAGATCCCGAACCAGTTGCTCGTAGGGGCGGCCGGATATTCCCAGTTCTCCCAGGCTCCTTTCCAGGAATCCGGGGATGAAAGTGGCGGCGGCGGCATCCCTGGGTTCAGGGGCGGGCGCGGGGGCATCCGGCGCGCTCGCTGATGCTCCCTGCTCCTGCTCCTTGTTCTTTGCTTCTGCTCTATGCTCTATGCTCTTGGCTTGGGAGGGGCTCCTGAGGGGCTCCAAAGGGGCTTGCTCGGGCTGGGTCGTGGCTCCATCGGATCCCTTCGTGGGGGCTCCAGAGGTGCTCCCAAGGGGCTTGGGAGGGGCTTGGCGAATCTTGCGGGTGGTCCTTGAGAGGCCCTTTGGAGGGGCTCCAGAGGGGCTATCAAAGGCTGTCGTGAGGTTGAAGGGCTCTCCGTAAACTTCAAGGAAACGACTGAAAAAAGGGCTCTTGTCGTAATCCGTCAATTCCCGGTAGATGGCTGCCCATCGGTTATCGGCCCTTTCAACCCTCTCGGCCACCTGGTAGAACGCCATGTTGCGAACCCAGACCGTCTCCGTGTCCTGGTCGTAGTAGGCCCAATCAATGGCGGCCAGGGCCTGCATGATCTGGGTCACCTCCTCGACCGTGGTGTTGGTCTCGCCTGCCACCAGGACCAGGGGGAGGTAGTAAAGCCCGATGAGATTGGAGGTCGGGGCGGTCATCAGGTAGCAGCCCACGAGCTGGGCCATTGGGCCCATGGCCCGGATCTGACGCCCCGTTTGCCCTTTCCAGTAGGCCGGCGAAATGATGCCGTATTCACGCATTGCTCACCTCGTATGCCTGCAGAGACCCCGGGATGGGGAGGATGCTCATTCGGTTCATGCCGTCCATTCGAGCCTCCCAAACAGTTCGGGGCGCGGCCGGAGAACGGCATCCACCAGGGCCTGGGCCAGGCCCGGGGGAACCATGTTCCCGATCATCTTCACCTGGTCGCGTTTGGTGAACCCGGAGAGGTCGTACCACTCCGGGAGCCCCATGGCTCGGCCTAGTTCCTTCGGGGCCAGCATGCGCATCCCGATATCGGTAATGACATACGTCTCGCCGTCGATGTCTACGGTGACAAGCCCATGCCGGGCCAGGGTGGTGACGGTGTGGAGGGGGTCGCCCGGGTCCTGGGCGGTGGTGCCCTGGCCGTAGTAGTGGGAGATGAAGGCCGCCACCAGGGCCTGGTGGTTGCCAGTGGTCAGGGCCGGGACCGGGGCGTCGGCGGGGGTCGGGGCATGGCAGGTGGTGTTGGTCATGAGGTTGACCGCGACCAGGCCGTGCTTCTGGCCCTCGGCCACTACGGTCCCCAGAGGGGTCTGGATGTCCAGGGCGCGCGGGGCCTGCCCCGGGCGCTCCCCATACCCCGTCTGGATGAGGCTGGCGGCCACAAGGGCGTGCCGGTTGCTGGTGTCCTGGGTTGGCACCGGGGCCTCCAGGGATGCCCCCCGGGCCTCCTTCGGGTCTCCGTGGTAGGTCGATATGAATGCGGCCACCAGGGCGGCGTGGACGCCCCCAGCACTCACGGTCGGAATGGGGGCCTCGACGCTCCCGGCCGTGGCCTGGAGTTGCTCCGGAGAAGTCCCGCGCAGGCTGATCATGCTGGCGGAGACCAGGGCGCTGTCGGCCTTGGTGGTCCCGGTGTGCATCGGCTCTTCCAGCCCTCGGGGCGCGGACTGGCCGGCCCGGCCCCCGACGCCCACGATGGAGGCGGACACCAGGGCCCGATCCCCGCCTTTTGGTTCGGCCGTGACAGTGCGCAGAGGATCGTCCAGGTCCTTCAGGCGGCCCCCGTGGGAAAGATTGACGATGAATGGGCGTCCGCGAAGGACAAACCGGTCGATGCCCGCGAATATCCGCCGCAAGGTGGCCGGAGCCAAAGGCTTTTTTCGGTCGAAAATCGACGGACAGGGGATGGTCCAGTCAATGCACTCGGCAGCCGTGCGCCAGGCGGGGAGGGCTGCGTCGAACAGGCCTGCCGGCTTGCGGGGGTCTCGGTGCGTCGGCTCAGGCCAGTGAATACCCTTCCCATCCTTCACAGCCTGGAGGAAGAACCTCCGGCGCGTGGTGGGTACCCCATGGTCGGCGGCGCACAGGACACGCCAGTCCACCTCGTATCCCAGGTCTTTGAGCCCCTTGACCCAGGCATGGAAGAACTCGCCCTTGCGCTCCTTGATGGGCTGGCCCAGGTCATCCAGGGGCCCCCATTCCTGAAACTCGGGCACGTTCTCGATGAGGACCACGTCCACCTGGGCCACCCGGAGCCAGCGATCGGTAACCTCCCAGGCATGGGAGCGCTGCTGGTCTTCCCGCGGTTTCCCGCCACGGGCCCGGGAGTGGTGAACACAGCTCGGGCTGGCCCATAGGAACTGGATGTGCTTGAGGCCGTAGGTTGCCGCGGTGATCCGGGTGATGTCTTCCTGATGCACCAGGACGTTGGGCAGGTTGAGGCCGTGGGCCTTGACCGCCAGGTCCCAGTGGTTGACGGCGTGGCTTATCAGGTCCGAATCGGAGAGGCCCAGGCCTCGAAGTGCGGACTGCTTGCCCAAGGACTCGCCCCCGGCTCCACAGAAGAGGGATACGGTGGTGGCGGTCATCCGTTCACCAGCCTGCGGGTGTATTTGGCCTGGAGCCACTGCTGGCCCTTGCCGGTGACCATCGTCCGGAGGTAGTTCTTCACTTCCTTACGGCCATCGGTGTGCTTGATCTGGTAGGTCCCTTCCTTCACCACGAAATACCCGGCGTCGATCCATTCCTGGTAGGGCAGGTGTTCCCGGTGGTCCTTTTTCATAAGGATCCGGTCATCACGGAGTTGTGCATAGAATCCCAACACGCCCCAACCCAGGGCGCGTGCGGTCTCGTCCAGGTCCTGGTGGTTGGTGGAGATCGCGACGGCGTCGGCGAAGGCGGCCTTGGGTTCCAGAACCTGGACGCGGGTCTCCAGGGCGGCGCGGCTCTCTTCCAGCTGTGCGGCGAGGCGCAAGGCATCCGGGAGGGTCTTCGGGATCCTGGGGTCTTCGGGCGCCGGCGCCAGGGCCCGGCGCTCGCACTCGATGAAGTAGGCACGCGCCTGTTTGCCCCGGGCGTTGCGCTCGACCATGGAGAGTTCCTTGGCCATGTCCAGGGTCAGGGCGTATTCCCTCGCCGGCCGACCGCCTTGGGGGTTATCGCCGAAATTGGCGAAAACCTCATAGTCCCGATGTTCCTGGAATCCATAGGCTTCGATGCGGTCTTTGATCCAGTTGGAGAAGTCCTTGCCCACTTCCAGGAACCGGTGCAGGTCCCGGGCGTTGACGGCGTTCACCTGGACACCGGCGATCACGGACGCCGTGATCGGGATCAGCTCCACGTCCCTGGGCGCGGAAGTGGGATCCTCCACGATCCAGGGTTTGGGTTCGGGGGGTTGCGCTGGGTGCTGCACCACGCGCTGCGCGAATCCCTCCACCCAGTAGATGAAAACATCCACGTTTCGAAGGAGGCTCTTCTCCGTGAGCCTGAACAGATCGCGCATGTGGATGATCGTGAGGTTCTGACCGCCATTGGATGTGGGGATGGTGACCACAACACGCTCGGGGCACAGGACCTCAACGGCCTCCATGGGATTGGGAAAATTCAGGATGGTGGCGGCGTCATGCGCCACGACCCAGGGCCGGCCATCCCGGCTGATCCCACGGATGGCATGCAGGTTGAATTCCTCGGTGTGGATGGCGTTCATTGGTCAACCTCCGGGCGAATTCCGAGCATTTCCAGCACCAGGGCTTGGACTTCGTTGTTCAGGGCCTGGGATAGCTCCAATGCCCTTGCGACTGCAGATGGAGCCACCTTGGGGGCGTTGTCCTGTGACCACATGGCAGCTTCCACGGCATCCGCCACGTCCACGAGGACCGCCACGTGGGGCATAACCATGTCGTACGGATCGATTCCGCCCCAGAAGGCCTTCCTGGCGATGAGATCCAGGTCGAATCCCAGCTCCAGGAACTTCATACGGGTCGGGTACGGGATGTCGCCATATTCGGTCTCGTGGGCATCGTGGATCAGGGCCAGTTCGACCAGGTCGCACCGGTCATTCGGGTTGAGGTTGTAGGGCTTGGCCAGGATGAGGGCGATGCCGATGAGGGAGGCGGTATGCGAGGCTACCGTCTGCTCCCGGTCCACCCGGCGGGTGTGCCAGCGCTTGACTTCCTGGAGGCCCATGGCGGTTTGAGCGGTCATGATCTTCATCGCCACCACCCAAAGACACGGAAGCAACATGACCTGATGGCGATGAGCATGACGGCGCAGGATGCGACCAGAAGGATCGAGAGCCAACCGCACCCCTGCTTGGGCCCAGGGCACCCCGCCTCCGGGTT is a genomic window containing:
- a CDS encoding antA/AntB antirepressor family protein; the protein is MNAIHTEEFNLHAIRGISRDGRPWVVAHDAATILNFPNPMEAVEVLCPERVVVTIPTSNGGQNLTIIHMRDLFRLTEKSLLRNVDVFIYWVEGFAQRVVQHPAQPPEPKPWIVEDPTSAPRDVELIPITASVIAGVQVNAVNARDLHRFLEVGKDFSNWIKDRIEAYGFQEHRDYEVFANFGDNPQGGRPAREYALTLDMAKELSMVERNARGKQARAYFIECERRALAPAPEDPRIPKTLPDALRLAAQLEESRAALETRVQVLEPKAAFADAVAISTNHQDLDETARALGWGVLGFYAQLRDDRILMKKDHREHLPYQEWIDAGYFVVKEGTYQIKHTDGRKEVKNYLRTMVTGKGQQWLQAKYTRRLVNG
- a CDS encoding Ref family recombination enhancement nuclease; its protein translation is MSTPAARLRTLRENAGLPGWWTDAELETFLQGQSIPKCKAERDRLEAVADLGCCICRVKGRGYRPAEVHHLRTRPDGQKYGAAERASHLETIPLCPTHHRLGPLGIAFHSGERTWEAQFFPELYLLEFTNSWLEIVSERTDPIPDGGRT
- a CDS encoding HD domain-containing protein, with product MKIMTAQTAMGLQEVKRWHTRRVDREQTVASHTASLIGIALILAKPYNLNPNDRCDLVELALIHDAHETEYGDIPYPTRMKFLELGFDLDLIARKAFWGGIDPYDMVMPHVAVLVDVADAVEAAMWSQDNAPKVAPSAVARALELSQALNNEVQALVLEMLGIRPEVDQ
- a CDS encoding Mor transcription activator family protein, giving the protein MIEVVARRREVKDLIVQKMLGKGIAQTMAEILAALAVECLWAIFVGQQVYFPKGRNVKADPDAIWEGFTGRNHQELATKFGVSVRRIEQIIAERTAALKGAKP
- a CDS encoding DNA cytosine methyltransferase — translated: MTATTVSLFCGAGGESLGKQSALRGLGLSDSDLISHAVNHWDLAVKAHGLNLPNVLVHQEDITRITAATYGLKHIQFLWASPSCVHHSRARGGKPREDQQRSHAWEVTDRWLRVAQVDVVLIENVPEFQEWGPLDDLGQPIKERKGEFFHAWVKGLKDLGYEVDWRVLCAADHGVPTTRRRFFLQAVKDGKGIHWPEPTHRDPRKPAGLFDAALPAWRTAAECIDWTIPCPSIFDRKKPLAPATLRRIFAGIDRFVLRGRPFIVNLSHGGRLKDLDDPLRTVTAEPKGGDRALVSASIVGVGGRAGQSAPRGLEEPMHTGTTKADSALVSASMISLRGTSPEQLQATAGSVEAPIPTVSAGGVHAALVAAFISTYHGDPKEARGASLEAPVPTQDTSNRHALVAASLIQTGYGERPGQAPRALDIQTPLGTVVAEGQKHGLVAVNLMTNTTCHAPTPADAPVPALTTGNHQALVAAFISHYYGQGTTAQDPGDPLHTVTTLARHGLVTVDIDGETYVITDIGMRMLAPKELGRAMGLPEWYDLSGFTKRDQVKMIGNMVPPGLAQALVDAVLRPRPELFGRLEWTA